In a single window of the Flavobacterium ammoniigenes genome:
- a CDS encoding helix-turn-helix domain-containing protein encodes MKLYIKNMVCSRCKMVVKSELEKLGLSLLSVDLGEVATVETVSETQKKKIQKQLKPLGFELIDDKKSRIIDKIKTLIIDLVHNKNNDINVNLSEYLSSHIFQDYSTLSNLFSEVENTSIEKYFINQKIEKVKELLMYNEMTLSEIACHLNYSSVSYLSNQFKKVTGFSPTYFKQLKINKRKQIEDL; translated from the coding sequence ATGAAACTCTACATCAAAAATATGGTCTGCAGCCGTTGCAAAATGGTTGTAAAGTCCGAGTTAGAAAAACTTGGACTTTCACTACTTTCTGTCGATTTAGGCGAAGTGGCAACCGTTGAAACAGTTTCAGAAACTCAAAAGAAGAAAATACAAAAGCAATTAAAACCGCTTGGTTTTGAATTAATAGACGATAAAAAAAGCAGAATTATTGACAAGATTAAAACATTGATTATTGATTTAGTACATAATAAGAATAATGATATTAACGTCAATCTATCTGAATACTTGTCAAGCCACATCTTTCAAGATTACAGCACTTTAAGCAATCTGTTTTCAGAAGTAGAAAACACGAGTATCGAAAAATATTTCATAAATCAAAAAATCGAGAAAGTAAAAGAACTACTAATGTATAACGAAATGACTTTAAGTGAAATTGCTTGTCACCTCAATTACAGTAGCGTTTCCTATTTAAGTAACCAGTTCAAGAAAGTAACAGGCTTTTCGCCTACCTACTTTAAGCAATTGAAGATTAATAAGCGAAAACAAATTGAAGATTTATAA
- a CDS encoding DUF3347 domain-containing protein — MKLTSNILVAITVLLSFTSCNAQIKNATTETVKIYGNCGMCEKTIEKAGNLKDIAKIDWNVDTKMATITYDTKKTNQDEILKRIALSGYDSDKFLAPDDVYNNLHGCCQYDRVAKVPVNTSVNTESHTNYEKQTEKPKAEIQDLNQLKVVFDNYFALKDELVKTDGNTASAKAATLLLTINKVEMQTLKTEEHNVWMKIVKNIKEDAEHISDTKDIKHQREHFVTLSKNIYDLIKVSKQETPTYYQFCPMANNGKGANWLSKENTVKNPYYGSMMLNCGKVIETIK; from the coding sequence ATGAAACTAACATCAAATATATTGGTGGCAATCACGGTATTGTTATCATTCACATCCTGCAATGCACAAATTAAAAATGCAACAACTGAAACCGTTAAAATTTATGGAAACTGTGGAATGTGTGAAAAAACAATTGAGAAAGCAGGAAACCTTAAAGATATTGCCAAAATAGACTGGAACGTAGACACAAAAATGGCTACAATTACTTACGATACTAAAAAAACTAATCAAGATGAAATTCTTAAACGTATTGCTTTAAGCGGGTATGATAGTGATAAGTTTCTAGCTCCTGACGATGTTTATAATAATTTGCACGGATGTTGCCAATATGATAGAGTCGCAAAAGTCCCTGTAAATACTAGTGTGAATACAGAGAGCCATACCAATTACGAAAAGCAAACAGAAAAACCAAAAGCTGAGATTCAAGATTTAAATCAACTAAAAGTAGTTTTCGACAATTATTTTGCCTTAAAAGATGAATTAGTAAAAACAGATGGTAACACAGCATCTGCAAAAGCAGCAACATTACTTTTAACAATTAACAAAGTTGAAATGCAAACTTTAAAAACTGAAGAGCATAATGTTTGGATGAAAATTGTTAAAAACATAAAAGAAGATGCTGAACATATATCTGACACAAAAGATATTAAACATCAAAGAGAACATTTTGTCACGCTTTCAAAAAATATTTATGATTTAATCAAAGTTTCAAAACAAGAAACTCCCACTTATTATCAATTTTGCCCAATGGCTAATAATGGAAAAGGTGCTAACTGGTTAAGTAAAGAAAATACAGTTAAAAATCCTTATTATGGTTCAATGATGTTGAATTGTGGGAAAGTTATAGAAACTATCAAATAA
- a CDS encoding multicopper oxidase family protein — protein sequence MKNKKINKISIVPTAILILFLSQSIFAQKIVRYDLYVRDTIVTFGDKPKRAIAVNGQIPMPTLTFTEGDIAEIYVHNELKESTSLHWHGLMLPNKEDGVPNLTQMPIEPNTTHKYTFPIIQNGTHWYHSHSGLQEQIGMYGNFVMLKKETDPTFRKGIDDLPTVPIILSEWTDVNPNNVHRMLHNATDWFAIQKGTTQSYAEAIQQGHFKTKVTNEWKRMNAMDVSDVYYNKFLINGKNESQLSRFKGGDKVRLRISNGGASTYFWLTYAGGKITVIANDGNDVEPVEVDRLIVAVSETYDIIVTIPADKTAYELLVTSEDRTKSASLYIGDGIKQLTSALPKLKYFEGMKMMNDMMKMNGNLDDMGMSMSYNQMDMNVVMYPEITGEAKSKSDKMGGMKMTEDDYNSNKLSEIVTLNYAMLKSPTKTTLPKDAPIKELKFELTGNMNRYVWSLNNKVVSETDKILIKKGENVRITIYNGSMMRHPMHLHGHDFRIINGQGDYAPLKNIIDIMPMETDILEFNANVEGDWFFHCHILYHMMAGMGRVFTYENQAPNPLIPNPKLAQRKLFAEDRKFHFMGENDFATNGNDGMAMFSNTRWSIGTEWRLGYNDMHGYETETHIGRYIGKMQWIMPFVGFDWRYRKIGNGETEKNLFGQEGTKDERSDFSAGLEYTMPMLIKAQAEVFTDGNFRLQFERMDIPVSKRIRMDLMWNTDKEYMAGLRYIIKRNFSVRTHYDSDMGLGFGMNFNY from the coding sequence ATGAAAAATAAAAAAATAAATAAAATATCAATAGTACCCACAGCAATATTGATATTGTTTCTATCTCAATCTATTTTCGCTCAAAAAATTGTACGTTACGATTTATACGTTCGCGATACAATAGTAACTTTTGGCGACAAACCAAAACGTGCTATTGCAGTAAACGGACAAATCCCGATGCCAACATTAACATTTACAGAAGGCGATATTGCCGAAATTTATGTACACAACGAGTTAAAAGAAAGTACCTCATTGCATTGGCACGGATTGATGTTACCAAACAAAGAAGATGGCGTTCCTAATTTGACCCAAATGCCAATAGAACCCAATACTACGCACAAATATACTTTTCCAATTATACAAAACGGCACACATTGGTATCACAGCCATTCAGGTCTACAAGAACAAATCGGAATGTACGGAAACTTTGTTATGCTCAAAAAAGAAACCGACCCAACTTTTAGAAAAGGAATAGACGATTTACCAACAGTTCCCATCATTCTAAGCGAATGGACAGATGTAAATCCTAATAATGTTCACCGAATGTTGCACAACGCAACCGATTGGTTCGCTATTCAAAAAGGCACGACTCAAAGTTATGCCGAAGCAATTCAACAAGGACATTTCAAAACCAAAGTTACCAACGAATGGAAAAGAATGAACGCAATGGACGTGAGCGATGTGTATTACAATAAATTTTTAATAAACGGAAAAAACGAAAGCCAATTGTCGCGATTTAAAGGTGGCGATAAAGTCCGTTTAAGAATTTCAAACGGTGGTGCATCAACCTACTTTTGGCTAACGTATGCAGGCGGAAAAATTACGGTTATTGCCAATGATGGTAATGATGTCGAACCTGTAGAAGTCGATAGATTAATTGTCGCAGTTTCCGAAACCTATGATATTATTGTAACCATTCCAGCCGACAAAACCGCTTACGAACTTTTAGTAACTTCGGAAGACCGAACTAAATCTGCATCATTATATATAGGAGATGGCATCAAACAACTTACTTCCGCCTTACCAAAATTAAAATATTTTGAAGGTATGAAAATGATGAACGATATGATGAAAATGAATGGCAATCTTGACGATATGGGAATGAGTATGTCCTACAATCAAATGGATATGAACGTAGTAATGTATCCCGAAATCACAGGCGAAGCAAAAAGCAAAAGCGACAAAATGGGCGGAATGAAAATGACCGAAGACGATTATAATAGTAATAAACTTTCGGAAATTGTAACGCTAAATTACGCAATGTTAAAATCCCCAACCAAAACAACACTTCCAAAAGACGCACCAATAAAGGAACTAAAATTTGAACTAACAGGAAATATGAACCGTTACGTTTGGAGTTTAAACAATAAAGTAGTTTCCGAAACCGATAAAATTTTAATCAAAAAAGGCGAAAATGTACGCATCACTATCTACAACGGCTCAATGATGCGACACCCAATGCACTTGCACGGACACGATTTTAGAATTATAAACGGGCAAGGCGATTACGCACCACTCAAAAACATCATTGACATTATGCCGATGGAAACCGATATTTTAGAATTCAACGCCAATGTTGAGGGTGATTGGTTTTTTCATTGTCATATCCTTTACCATATGATGGCAGGAATGGGCAGAGTTTTTACCTATGAAAATCAAGCACCAAACCCATTAATTCCAAATCCAAAATTAGCACAACGAAAATTATTTGCCGAAGACCGAAAATTTCATTTTATGGGAGAAAATGATTTTGCAACAAATGGAAACGACGGAATGGCAATGTTTAGCAACACACGTTGGAGCATTGGCACAGAATGGCGATTGGGTTATAATGATATGCACGGCTACGAAACAGAAACTCATATTGGGAGATACATTGGCAAGATGCAATGGATTATGCCTTTTGTAGGTTTCGATTGGAGATACAGAAAAATTGGAAATGGCGAAACAGAAAAAAACCTTTTTGGACAAGAAGGCACCAAAGACGAACGATCTGATTTTAGTGCAGGATTAGAATATACAATGCCAATGCTCATAAAAGCACAAGCCGAAGTTTTTACAGATGGAAATTTCAGATTACAATTTGAACGAATGGACATACCTGTTTCTAAAAGAATAAGAATGGATTTGATGTGGAATACCGATAAAGAATATATGGCAGGTTTACGATACATTATCAAAAGAAATTTTAGTGTCAGAACACATTACGATAGTGATATGGGGTTAGGTTTTGGAATGAATTTTAATTATTGA
- a CDS encoding recombinase family protein codes for MKKARYIRQSTKNQTNLRQLIKAHPDETLFIDIISGSVPFAERPEGKKLIEAIDAGEINYLSFHAIDRCGRDTINVLQSLKYLFDKGVVVKIDNLGLESMINGKANPVFNLLTTILSELSSLEKNSLLERQKEGIIAARLRNPFLYKGRKLGTMDSMEVTLSKHKRTVKALKTNPTLSLRQIAKLSSDSDYKVSANTVKKVKEILNINKCKLK; via the coding sequence ATGAAGAAAGCACGTTACATTCGTCAGAGCACCAAAAATCAAACAAACCTTCGTCAGCTTATAAAAGCACATCCAGATGAAACTTTGTTCATTGACATAATAAGTGGTTCGGTTCCATTTGCTGAAAGACCAGAAGGGAAAAAGTTGATTGAGGCAATTGATGCTGGCGAAATTAATTATTTAAGCTTTCACGCGATTGATCGCTGTGGACGTGATACTATTAACGTTTTGCAATCTCTGAAATACCTCTTTGATAAAGGAGTAGTTGTTAAAATCGACAATTTGGGATTAGAATCAATGATAAATGGAAAAGCAAATCCTGTATTTAACCTATTAACCACAATTTTAAGTGAGCTTAGCTCATTGGAGAAAAATAGCCTGCTTGAGCGTCAGAAAGAAGGAATTATAGCGGCTCGTCTGAGAAATCCTTTCCTATATAAAGGAAGAAAGCTAGGCACAATGGATTCAATGGAAGTAACATTATCAAAACACAAACGTACGGTGAAGGCACTTAAAACGAACCCTACATTATCGTTAAGACAAATAGCAAAATTATCATCAGATTCAGATTATAAAGTTTCTGCTAATACTGTAAAAAAAGTTAAGGAGATATTAAATATTAATAAATGTAAATTGAAATGA
- a CDS encoding IS3 family transposase (programmed frameshift) gives MKTPKKKTAENFIKDIRRNTRRIFSSEQKIQIVMEALRAEMSVAELCRKYSINESQFYKWNKEFLEAGKKRLAGDITREATSDEVAELKKENQALKVMIADLVLRYDLVKKSRHAGLTEKFKKYMRLTVSEKQEIIHMVTRSEIGVNRTLREIGINKSTFYNWYHAYSENGVEGLIPTQRTSKRQWNSIPQEQKNLVVKLALDYPDLSSRELAYKITDEQQIFISESSVYRILKSRGLITAPAHIFLSAGNEFKDKTGFVHQMWQTDFTYFKIIGWGWYYLSTVLDDYSRYIVHWELCSHMKADDVKRTVDTAIKKAKLITKQKPKLLSDNGSCYIAGELKSYLKDNYQMEQVHGRPNHPQTQGKIERYHRTMKNVVKLDNYFAPEELEAALKKFVERYNNERYHESLNNLTPADIYFGRGEMILKEREKLKKIAIINRRNEYQKIKLTTNNKNIYL, from the exons ATGAAAACACCAAAGAAAAAAACAGCAGAAAATTTCATCAAAGACATTCGTAGAAACACACGAAGAATCTTTAGTTCTGAACAGAAAATCCAAATCGTAATGGAAGCTTTACGAGCAGAAATGTCAGTTGCAGAATTGTGTCGTAAGTATTCCATTAATGAATCTCAGTTTTATAAGTGGAATAAAGAGTTTTTAGAAGCTGGTAAAAAGCGATTAGCAGGCGACATAACAAGAGAAGCCACGAGTGATGAAGTAGCAGAACTCAAGAAAGAAAACCAGGCATTAAAAGTCATGATTGCTGATTTGGTTTTACGATACGATCTTGTAAAAAAAAGC AGACATGCTGGATTAACTGAAAAGTTTAAGAAATATATGCGACTTACAGTATCCGAAAAGCAAGAAATCATTCATATGGTTACTCGCTCTGAAATTGGTGTTAATCGAACACTTCGTGAGATTGGAATCAACAAGAGTACATTTTACAACTGGTATCATGCGTACAGCGAAAATGGTGTTGAAGGTTTAATTCCAACTCAACGAACATCAAAACGACAATGGAATAGTATTCCACAAGAACAGAAGAATTTAGTTGTAAAATTAGCTTTGGATTATCCTGATTTATCTTCACGTGAATTAGCTTATAAAATAACCGATGAGCAACAAATATTTATATCAGAATCAAGTGTTTACAGAATTTTAAAATCAAGGGGGTTAATTACGGCTCCAGCTCATATTTTTCTGAGTGCGGGAAATGAATTTAAAGACAAAACAGGCTTTGTTCATCAAATGTGGCAAACTGATTTTACCTATTTTAAAATAATAGGTTGGGGCTGGTATTATCTGAGTACGGTTTTGGACGATTATAGCCGATATATTGTGCACTGGGAACTTTGCTCTCACATGAAAGCTGATGATGTAAAAAGAACTGTTGACACGGCAATAAAAAAGGCAAAATTAATCACTAAACAGAAGCCCAAACTTTTGTCAGACAATGGTTCGTGCTACATTGCAGGCGAATTAAAATCCTATTTAAAAGACAATTATCAAATGGAACAAGTGCATGGTAGACCCAATCATCCGCAAACACAAGGAAAGATTGAAAGATACCATAGAACCATGAAAAATGTGGTAAAACTCGATAATTACTTCGCTCCAGAAGAATTAGAAGCTGCTTTGAAAAAGTTTGTTGAACGATACAATAATGAACGATATCATGAATCATTAAACAACTTAACACCTGCAGATATTTATTTTGGAAGAGGAGAAATGATATTAAAAGAAAGAGAAAAATTAAAGAAAATTGCAATTATTAATCGCAGAAATGAGTACCAAAAAATAAAATTAACAACAAATAATAAAAACATTTATCTTTGA
- a CDS encoding DUF2911 domain-containing protein, translating to MTLLKTKLFSSIFGHRGAHKATWIEFSQDVIINSQLVPKGKYGFFTIPDKKEWTIILNKDWDMHLADNYNSENDVIRLKVNPNKNKDITEALTYKVKSLNNKKGQVSICWEYLTVSFQFENF from the coding sequence GTGACACTTTTAAAAACAAAATTATTCTCATCGATTTTTGGGCATCGTGGTGCACACAAAGCTACTTGGATAGAATTTTCGCAGGATGTAATAATAAACTCGCAATTAGTTCCTAAAGGTAAGTATGGGTTTTTTACCATTCCTGATAAAAAAGAATGGACGATTATACTGAATAAGGATTGGGATATGCATCTAGCCGATAACTACAATTCAGAAAATGATGTGATTAGGCTCAAAGTAAATCCAAATAAAAATAAAGATATTACAGAGGCTCTGACCTATAAAGTAAAATCTTTAAATAATAAAAAAGGGCAAGTTAGTATATGTTGGGAATACCTGACTGTTTCATTCCAATTTGAAAATTTTTAA
- a CDS encoding amidohydrolase: MKIALIQIPLVWEDPKSNRANIEQKINTLEAGIDLIVLPEMFTTGFTMQPERVAETMQGETIVWMQSLAKAKNFAITGSLVINEKGNYYNRLLFVFPSGDIQFYDKRHLFTLAGEDQSYTSGKHKLIFEYQGWNICPLICYDLRFPVFSRNTENYDLLIYVANWPKTRINAWDTLLKARAIENMSYTIGVNRLGVDDNNLEYVGHSQIVDYLGNPVIEPQTTEGVFIAEIDKNSLIETRKKLDFLKDKDTFELL, encoded by the coding sequence ATGAAGATAGCTTTAATTCAAATTCCGTTAGTTTGGGAAGACCCAAAATCGAATCGAGCAAATATTGAGCAAAAAATTAATACATTGGAAGCAGGTATTGATTTGATTGTACTTCCCGAGATGTTTACCACAGGCTTTACGATGCAGCCAGAACGTGTTGCAGAGACAATGCAGGGAGAAACAATTGTATGGATGCAATCATTGGCGAAAGCCAAAAATTTTGCTATAACAGGAAGTTTAGTGATTAATGAGAAGGGAAACTATTATAACAGATTGCTATTTGTTTTTCCTTCAGGAGACATACAGTTTTATGATAAACGTCATTTGTTCACTTTGGCTGGAGAAGACCAAAGCTATACCAGCGGCAAACATAAATTAATTTTTGAATACCAAGGTTGGAACATTTGTCCATTGATTTGTTACGATTTGCGCTTCCCAGTTTTTTCTCGCAACACCGAAAATTACGACTTACTTATTTATGTAGCCAATTGGCCTAAAACAAGAATTAATGCTTGGGACACTTTATTGAAAGCACGTGCCATTGAAAATATGAGTTATACTATTGGTGTCAATCGTTTAGGAGTTGATGACAATAATTTAGAGTATGTTGGCCATAGTCAAATTGTAGACTATTTAGGAAATCCGGTAATTGAACCTCAAACAACCGAGGGTGTTTTTATAGCTGAAATAGACAAGAATTCGTTGATTGAAACTCGAAAAAAGCTAGATTTTTTGAAGGATAAAGACACTTTCGAATTGTTATAA
- the mce gene encoding methylmalonyl-CoA epimerase, which yields MRKIEHVGIAVKDLEMSNTLFEKLFGAPAYKSEVVESEGVTTSFFLNGPNKIELLAATHPESPIAKFIEKKGEGIHHIAFDVEDIVSEIARLQNEGFVVLNETPKKGADNKLVAFLHPKSTNGVLIELCQEIR from the coding sequence ATGAGAAAAATAGAACATGTTGGAATAGCGGTGAAGGATTTAGAGATGTCCAACACTCTTTTTGAAAAATTGTTTGGCGCTCCTGCTTATAAATCCGAAGTAGTCGAAAGCGAAGGGGTAACCACCTCGTTTTTTTTGAACGGACCCAATAAAATTGAATTATTGGCCGCGACCCATCCAGAGAGTCCTATAGCCAAGTTTATCGAGAAAAAAGGCGAAGGCATTCATCATATTGCCTTTGATGTAGAAGACATAGTTTCAGAAATTGCTCGACTTCAAAATGAAGGCTTTGTGGTATTGAATGAAACACCTAAAAAAGGGGCCGATAATAAGTTAGTAGCATTCTTACATCCTAAAAGCACGAATGGCGTCTTGATTGAATTGTGTCAGGAGATTCGCTAA
- a CDS encoding Ig-like domain-containing protein has product MGKSFFKYCIGVVLIVLASCAKRGNITGGAKDTIAPVLKASFPKNFNTEFKGKTIKLTFDEFIKLKDLKKQLIISPPMKNEPLIFPSTPSKNISITINDTLQDNTTYSFNFGQSITDNNEGNPYSQFKYIFSTGKTIDSLAIGGKVKDAYFKEVEPFVSVMLYDVSNNYTDSIVYKQTPRYVTNTLDSLKTFKLENLKAGKYLLVAMKDYNSNNKFDPKKDKIGFYKQFITVPNDTVYELELFKEQLPFKAYKPTQASGNRLLLGYEGNLKTKTNRPKIVLKNKDQILPAVITQLPKKDSLQIWYKPIKTDSLAIAIAQGNYQKDFTFKVKDQKKDTLNIKIGQQGSLREKDYFTLESATPLVQFDTSKMSLVNKKSEAISFTTEYDEFQQLLHLNFKREADEEYQFQLKTGAVTDFFEKANDSLNFKINPNSIESYGNLLVNLQNAKRFPIIIELTNDKGEALISEYTAKNTSINFNLILPAKYTLRAIYDDNKNKAYDPGNFMAKQYAEEVIYFSKEVDVRANWDVVQAFDLSIPYTPEPKLKIKPKKGAKKTGL; this is encoded by the coding sequence ATGGGCAAGTCCTTTTTTAAATATTGTATCGGTGTAGTACTAATTGTCCTAGCTAGTTGTGCCAAAAGAGGCAACATCACTGGCGGCGCAAAAGACACCATCGCACCCGTTTTAAAAGCTAGTTTCCCAAAAAACTTCAATACCGAATTCAAAGGCAAAACCATCAAACTTACCTTTGACGAATTTATCAAGTTAAAAGACTTAAAAAAACAACTCATTATTTCGCCACCTATGAAAAATGAGCCGTTGATATTTCCTAGCACACCTAGTAAAAATATTAGCATAACTATTAACGATACCCTTCAAGACAATACAACCTATAGTTTTAACTTTGGACAAAGTATAACCGACAATAATGAAGGTAATCCATACAGTCAATTCAAATACATTTTCTCTACTGGAAAAACAATTGATTCTTTAGCTATCGGCGGGAAAGTAAAAGACGCCTACTTCAAGGAGGTAGAGCCCTTTGTTTCTGTAATGTTATATGATGTAAGTAACAACTACACCGACTCGATTGTATACAAACAAACACCCCGTTATGTTACCAATACGCTAGACAGTTTAAAGACGTTCAAACTAGAAAATCTAAAAGCCGGTAAATACCTTTTGGTAGCGATGAAGGATTACAATTCCAATAATAAATTTGATCCTAAAAAAGACAAAATTGGTTTTTACAAGCAATTTATTACTGTTCCTAACGATACCGTTTACGAACTCGAATTATTCAAAGAACAGTTGCCTTTTAAAGCTTACAAACCAACTCAAGCGTCAGGAAATCGATTGCTATTGGGTTATGAGGGAAATCTGAAAACAAAAACAAACAGGCCGAAAATCGTTTTGAAAAACAAAGATCAAATACTTCCAGCGGTAATTACACAATTACCTAAAAAAGATTCGCTGCAAATTTGGTATAAACCCATCAAAACAGATTCTTTAGCAATTGCAATTGCACAAGGCAACTACCAAAAAGATTTTACTTTTAAAGTGAAAGACCAAAAAAAAGATACTTTAAATATTAAAATTGGCCAACAAGGTAGTCTAAGAGAAAAAGATTATTTTACTTTGGAAAGCGCTACACCTTTAGTGCAATTTGACACAAGCAAAATGAGTTTGGTGAACAAAAAATCAGAAGCTATTTCATTTACTACTGAATACGATGAGTTCCAACAATTACTTCATTTGAATTTCAAAAGAGAAGCGGATGAAGAATACCAATTCCAATTAAAAACCGGAGCGGTAACTGATTTTTTTGAAAAAGCAAATGACAGTTTGAATTTTAAAATCAACCCCAATTCAATAGAAAGTTATGGGAATCTACTAGTAAACCTACAAAATGCAAAACGATTTCCAATCATTATTGAACTAACAAATGACAAAGGCGAGGCTTTAATTTCTGAATACACGGCAAAAAATACTAGTATAAATTTCAACCTAATTCTGCCTGCAAAATATACCCTGCGTGCCATTTACGACGACAATAAAAACAAGGCGTACGATCCGGGGAATTTTATGGCAAAACAATACGCCGAAGAAGTAATTTATTTTTCTAAAGAAGTAGACGTTCGTGCTAATTGGGATGTGGTACAAGCTTTCGATTTAAGCATTCCCTATACGCCAGAGCCAAAATTAAAAATCAAACCAAAAAAAGGAGCTAAAAAAACGGGATTATAA
- a CDS encoding heavy-metal-associated domain-containing protein — protein MVHQYQVIGMTCSSCEAKVKSALLTIENINDVAVSKDLETATITMDKHIALSDLQKVLDNKYQIAAINHNEIAEQTKSWFDTYKPILLIFFYITVVTTLVQTQNTKFDFMQAMRHFMSGFFLIFSFFKLLNLRGFAESYVMYDVLAKQIPVWAYLYVFIELGLGIAFLINFNPILTNSITVIVMSISIIGVLQSVLNKKKIQCACLGAVFNLPMSTVTIIEDALMIAMSGIMLFIMI, from the coding sequence ATGGTACACCAATATCAAGTAATAGGAATGACTTGCAGTAGTTGCGAAGCCAAAGTAAAATCGGCTTTGCTAACTATCGAAAATATTAATGATGTTGCCGTTTCAAAAGATTTAGAAACCGCAACTATCACAATGGATAAACATATTGCATTATCCGACTTGCAAAAAGTTTTAGACAACAAATACCAAATAGCAGCAATCAATCATAACGAAATTGCAGAACAAACAAAATCGTGGTTTGACACCTACAAACCCATTTTACTAATATTTTTCTACATTACAGTAGTTACAACATTAGTACAAACACAAAATACAAAATTCGATTTTATGCAAGCAATGAGACATTTTATGTCAGGTTTCTTTCTAATTTTTTCTTTTTTTAAATTACTAAACCTTAGAGGTTTTGCCGAAAGTTATGTGATGTACGATGTTTTAGCAAAACAAATTCCAGTTTGGGCGTATCTGTATGTATTCATCGAATTAGGTTTAGGAATTGCTTTTCTAATCAATTTCAATCCAATCCTTACTAATTCAATTACAGTAATTGTAATGAGCATTAGTATCATTGGTGTTTTACAATCAGTACTAAACAAAAAGAAAATTCAATGTGCGTGTCTGGGTGCAGTTTTCAATTTACCAATGAGTACGGTGACTATTATAGAAGATGCTTTGATGATTGCTATGAGTGGAATTATGTTATTTATAATGATATAA